One Prunus dulcis chromosome 8, ALMONDv2, whole genome shotgun sequence DNA window includes the following coding sequences:
- the LOC117636580 gene encoding F-box/kelch-repeat protein OR23 isoform X2, with translation MIQPTPSSPSSSSSSSSPSSPQLMQIYESVTLIPGLPNDVAALILSLIPYSHQARLKPTCKSWKLFLSSKTLIALRQTHRNLSHLLCIFPQDPSVASPYLFDPQNLAWCPLPPMPCNPHVYGLCNFTSLSIGPHLYVIGGSLFDTRSFPIDRPSPSSAVFRFDFNTSSWDFLAPMLTPRGSFACAAVPSSGEILVAGGGSRHTLFSAAGSRMTSVERYDIGRNEWVAMDGLPGFRAGCAGFFVGEGEEREFWVMGGYGESRTISGVFPIDEYYRDAVVMELKNGNGGGRWRELGDMWEEGERVRLGKVVVIEDGDDRGRPAVFMLDGNDIFRKLELEDQTGVQPL, from the coding sequence atgATCCAACCCACACCTTCATctccttcttcatcttcatcttcttcatcgcCATCTTCTCCACAATTGATGCAGATCTACGAAAGCGTAACCCTAATTCCCGGTCTCCCAAACGACGTCGCAGCACTCATTCTCTCCCTCATCCCCTACTCCCACCAAGCCCGCCTCAAACCAACCTGCAAATCATGGAAGCTCTTTCTCTCCTCCAAAACCCTAATCGCTCTCCGCCAAACCCACCGTAACCTCTCTCACCTCCTCTGTATCTTCCCCCAAGACCCCTCCGTAGCCTCTCCTTATCTCTTCGACCCCCAAAACCTAGCCTGGTGCCCCCTTCCCCCCATGCCTTGTAACCCCCACGTCTATGGCCTCTGCAACTTCACATCTCTCTCCATTGGCCCCCACCTCTATGTCATCGGCGGTTCGCTCTTCGACACTCGCTCGTTCCCGATTGACCGTCCCTCGCCGTCCTCCGCTGTCTTCCGATTCGATTTCAACACTTCCTCGTGGGACTTCCTCGCCCCGATGCTCACACCACGTGGCAGCTTCGCCTGCGCCGCGGTTCCGAGCTCCGGCGAGATTCTCGTCGCTGGCGGTGGCTCTCGTCACACGCTGTTCAGCGCCGCTGGAAGCCGAATGACCTCGGTGGAGCGATATGACATTGGTAGAAATGAATGGGTTGCCATGGACGGGTTGCCGGGTTTTCGGGCCGGGTGCGCGGGGTTCTTTGTTGGGGAAGGGGAGGAGAGGGAGTTCTGGGTGATGGGTGGGTACGGCGAGTCTAGGACGATATCAGGAGTTTTTCCAATAGACGAGTATTACAGAGACGCCGTGGTGATGGAATTGAAGAATGGGAATGGTGGTGGCAGGTGGAGGGAGCTTGGGGATATGTGGGAAGAAGGCGAAAGGGTGAGGCTCGGCAAAGTTGTCGTAATCGAAGATGGTGATGATCGTGGACGCCCTGCTGTTTTCATGCTTGATGGGAATGATATATTCAG